The Thunnus thynnus chromosome 1, fThuThy2.1, whole genome shotgun sequence nucleotide sequence aggcgcgagggcccgttcattgctgcttgcagctttaatttgaagGACTTGTTGGTATGAAAACATACCTGAGGGGAGTATggatgtatactgtatatgatacgCTTATTACTAATAACAACTAGAAGTCAGATACCCGATAACCTGACAACAGCTTCTAAACAAACTTAAATTCAACTTATTGAATTTTTCTTCCAGAACGATAGCAACATACTGAATAACTTAATAAAATCCAAATTGCATGTAATGTTtacccatggatgtattacagGAACTGGGTACCGGACTCAAAGATGGCGCCCATCCACTCGAATGAAAATTGCTCATAgaccaaaaatgttttctagCTTCCATgttgtgcagcccactgaatacgtgcagcagtgtttttcctgcgggcccatagactttacattgggatgacatcacacacacaacacttttcTAAGCTCTATGGAAGTTTTACAATTATAAAACCTTAATGGATTAaaactctttgtgtttttgttctcttggttTCCTGTGTTATACTTCTGTTGGTCATTTGGTTTTGCTCATTCATATCATTTGGGTTTTTGGTTTGAATGACTGCCTTGCATTATTGGTTAGTTTTTGGTGTACTGGGgtttatattcatgtgtattcTTGGGCTTTTTAATGTAGTAGCTGAGTTGTATTGACAGTGTGTtatctgggttttggttttcagtttgcTCTGCGTTTCCCTTCTGTGTTCCTGCACTCCTCCTCAGCCTGTTTTTTCCCTCTACAACTGCCCTGCACCGTGttcattagccctgccctgctcagTGTTTTCCCTCAGCTTGCCTGTTACCTTCATACCTGCCTGcatcagtctcgtcagccctgtCCTGCTTCCCAGCCAATCAACTCCCAGCCAGCCCTTGTGTCTCGTCACCTGCTCCCTGTCCTCCCCATTATTAGTTCTGGCTGTATTTAAGTCTTGGTTTGTTCTGTTGAGTCaagtttctgttctgttcagtcCAGTCAGGTCTGGTCTGGTCTCGTCAGGTTAGTCGTGTCTTATTTTCTGCTCAGCcagttttttgggggttttttgccTGCATGAGCCTCAGTGTAAAGAAGGTTTTATTCAGCTCTGCTTCCTTGTCTCTgtatttgggtccacctgctccgcgACCCATAAtaactcaaacaggaggaaatagtgcatttgttggggactattttcagcagtggattaATCTATATTcaagtgagtatttctggcagcaggacagtgtgtgtgggattgattgaaaataaactacagcatgtgttcatggtaatgaaggaacatgtcactcagtgcagcagTGCTGCTCGTtgaggtgtttttaatagttttcggacaacaatggagctttacagcacagaggaataagatatacgACAGACAGCACTTTGCAGATCAGTTAATTGctggttttgatcttttcttATTGTCTACAAAACGAAAAATATAGACCAGACCTCTCCTTTTAAAAGACTGTATGCTTTTCTGTGAGTTGAGGGAATTCATCATCTCTTTATGAAACTCTAATTACTCAAATTTACTTTCCTACTTCATGAAAAGTTGACGTCATGAAGAAGTGTGGTTTCATGTGACAGCAACAACCTTTTGATTTGTGAGCAAAACTCTACTTGAGTCgagtctgttgttttgttttgtggagGAGAAATATGAGCAACTCAAACCTTTATTAATCCCATAATTACCTTCAGGGCAATTCCACTAAACTCATCCTGTTAATAGGCTCTTAATGCAGCCAAACTGGTACAGCGCTCATGAAGTTGACTCTATAGTTTGTTGTCTGGGAATATATTTCTACTTTTCTCTCCAAAATGTTGAGGAGACTGATCCTTGTACTGGTTTCCACCTACTACATCTCTCCAggtgtgttttgatttttatgttGCGTTTTGtatctctttatttatacagtttcTTCCTGCTCGCAGTCATCCAATAGCCGGATGTCTTTACAgtacacaaatgtacacacGTGTATATACTCTACATAACCacttatatgtatataaagtagctcATTACATTAcccattcaatatttattcaacaCTCTCTGCACTCTTACACACCTTCACTCTACTTGTATCTTTGTTGACAGTTTACAGAAACTGTTTAACatgtatatatttacataaaccCCAGTCAGATTTCTTGTATTCAtgaacatacttggccaataaagctgactttacaaaaatatgaagCCTCCAAATGTCCCTTTTTGGAAATCTGCCCGGACTTTTTCATGTATAAATCACCATGGACGTGTCACACTGTGTGCTATCTTCTTCAAATGTGAGGCAGGTATTTAGTTTGCAGTCACATTCTGCCCTCGACCTTTACAGACATAACCGCAGGCAGTTATTTaggctgaaaacatttttattttaagcagACAAAATTTCTAAAATTTTTACTGACTTCAAAGACCAgctgctctgtttctgtatcAGCTGAAGTGTTTCTGACACTCCTCATGAGAAACTTTGGGAGGTTTCTTTCCTGGGAATTGCCAAGGTATGCATACAGTCACTTTTCAGAAGCCACAGGCATTTTTGTTTCCTACTTTAATTCCTTAGTGATGAGGCAACTTTAacctgtgtatttatttttgtcctgGTAACATCATCAGGGCGGTGGCAGTGTTTTCTGCCGTTCCCACAGCATGTTTGCATGTCAACAGTGATAGTGATACTGAATATCATATGACAAAAGAGAGAGTGCAAAGGCAGTTTTACTGTAAAGATGTTTAGACTTTAACACACAGTCTACTATCATAAAGTGTTTTTAGTTAAATAAATGAGTTCAAAAAGTAATGAGATGAATTTTGGAGTTGTTGATCTTCCCAGTCAGATATCAGTGATATggagacaaaacacaacacccACCAGGAGGTGGGATTATATGTCGAGGCAATGATTCAGTAAAAGGAAATACTCGTTTTAGCATTtgcccaaacaaacacacacagctgggtgCACAAGACTTCATACAGACACTGTGTATATATAGGGTTCAATGGAGCAGTTGGTATCAGTCAAACCTGTCCAAGTTCAAGATGACGTGGGTCAGTCTGCAAATGGTAATTCTGACTGTGCATCAGACGGCAAACACTTTGTTTTACATACTTCACTTCACAGATTGCAGCTGTGTTTCCTTCATGCGTGGATCTGGATGGAGCTTTGGACAGATTCTCTACAGTGCgacttttttttgaaaatgttttgtttttacatgtttatagATCTCCCTCGGCTTGCTGCTGTTCCTCAACAACCAGGTTTCTACCAGCACAGCTGCCAGGAGCCCCAGGTGCATCAGCATGAAAGCATTTAACAACGGTGTTGGaaacttttggagactgtactGGAACAAGTTAAGTGTCTCCAAAAACCTGCTGTCACTGCAGTCCACACGCACGTGCGAGCAGGTGGCCAAAGAGATGCACGGCGAGCAGAACAACCGGGCCCTGTCCCCGTGGGAATACAGGTGAGGCACAACATGCAGCTGTGGAGGCCACAGAGGGACAAAAATGCTCCTTAATCTCACGACTCAACAGGTATCACTTATCACAACAGGTGGTGGAGggagtattcagatcctttacctAAGTAAAgataccaatacagcaatgtaaaaattcTCCAttagtacataaatattatcaCTAAAATGTAGTtgaagtattaaagtaaaagtagcatAGCACTTTCAAATCTCCAATCCAACTGTCAGTGGTGGAGGTGCATTGTGAGTAATGTAGGTGCCAAGTTCTGACaaggaattaaaaaaagaggacatctctggttctgctgcatcgattttaaTCCTTTGTTAAAAAGCTGTATTTGCTTCTGACAACAGATTAGAAAAAATGTGATCCTATCTTTCAAATAATACctttattcatatatatatatatatatatatatataacattttcaCTACATGGTGATCGTGGCCAAAAGAATTCACAATAACGATATTATCTCTCTATCTatagaaaatctgaaaaaaaaaatttatcaatcaaatcatctttaactttgttaatttttctGGCAAATGAATTACACTCAAAATACGAGTGTAGGGAGGTGGAGACTGTACAAAAGCTTACAAAAAGAACAATTACTATTAGTTACACCGTTTAGTTTTAATACTTAACAGACTgagagaacagaaaagaaatgctgGTGCAACAGAAACTTAATGTGACGAACTCATTGTGATTAGTTGCTGTATTGATCGCTGATTGTCTCCTTCAGCATAGACCGAGACGACAGCAGGTTCCCTCATGAGATCGCCGTTGCAAAGTGCCTCTGCAAGGGCTGCATCATCAACCGGAGAGAAAACCATAGCTACAACTCTGTGCCTGTGCGTGCTCCACTGACGGTGCTGATGAAGACTCCGTGCCCGAGTGACCCAGATAAATATGTGCTCAGAAAGGATGTTATATTGATCTATGTGGCCTGCACTTGTGTTTCACCCATGTAAACTACAGATGAGGCCGTTATTGTTTGCTTATTCTCAGCTTTGCTTAGTTTAGTTCAttcatttgggttttttttactttatagcTTATATAAtgattcatattaataatattgttttcctaggttattttgttgatttgtttttctttttttgttgttgtacaaGTACAGGGCTTTCGTTTTTATGCCCTGTAATGAATATTGTTTggtattgtgtttgtgtttgtatttagtttagttttgtttgttggtttattcttttctctttttttcttgttttgttgcaCCGCTGGCAGGAATCAGTGTTAAGAGTTTCAACATTAGAGCCACTGTatggtggttttgtttatttggttgaacactttattgatttttgtatccctttttatttttttcggGAGCTGAGCGCCCACGGTGGTGGAGTTGGTGACTGTAGGTGATGGTTCcttctttttcctgtgtgttgtgtttaactGAGCGTCCCTGAGTTTGACCCttcaccagtgtgtgtgtgtgtgtggatgtggatGTGTGTACACGTGTGATTCGGGGTGACTCTCTCCTGGTCACCTCTCCTACCTCCCCTCCACTGGTAAGCCTCGGCCCTGAATAATTCCACTGCCCTTCTTTTAAATACCTGTGTGGTCGGTACGCTtaataattgtgttttgtttttttttactaaattttgttattgttaaaataaagaaTTGATGGTTGGAACCACGTCTCTCACTTCTTGGTGTAACGAACCTGATTGCCTTTTTGGGTTATTGGTACTGGTCTGAGGTAACATTTGTCCCTGGGTAAAACCCCCAGGCTGGCGTAGTTGGATTCTTGTGGTTGCACTGGTTAGTGCCCTTCATACCTATTCTCTTGCCacatattattactattaacaTATGTATACAGTGAGATTGATTCAACTTGCCCAGAGTGGGTTCAAAATTTGAGTTGTCATGTAATtttatgcacacatacatacatacatgtttcAGTCATGTCTAAACTAAAGCTTCTCTTCTGCTTTTGTATTATCCCCAACAAGTGGAATAGGTTTGGAGTATTTGGAAAGCTTGCTGTCCACGCTCCAGTTTTACCAGGTTGTCATTGATCAGGAGATACAAACTTTAGTTTATATGCATCAGTATGTTTGACTCCTTAGACAAGTACCCtaagctgttttgttttcacaaagCAGTCCCTTCCAACCACAAGAAAGACGGCACACCGGCGTGACGACGTGCGGAAAGTCACGTTGACAGACGGACCGCTTTGTGGGACCGTGTCTGCTGTTGATGTTACTGCTGTGGTAAGAACCTATTAATGAGTCACTGAAAACAGACAGTAAGTTAGAGGTTGTCATTAAATTTTGTATGAAATCCTGCAAATTTAAGTAAGGTGAAATTTTTAACAAGTCTGTTCTATTTACATATCTCCATCTGTCTTAAACATATAAACACTAAAAATAAGGAACACTTATTACTCTTTTACATATATGTTTTCCAGGTTCTCAGGCTACAGTAGCCACCAGGAGTGTTGCTGTGGGCAACACCGCATCCTCTCGTGgagtttctctcttttcatgAATCTGAAACAAATTCCATCTATGCAGATCCTGATGACGCCATTTATCTCCCCAGCGTGTCAGAATTAGATGACACCGCCAGTGAACAGTAAGTTAACTTGTTGTAGATCTTTGTTAATCAGAGATCATAGGAATAATCTATTTGTCaatattatttgatttgatgCATTTATATTCTAATGTGAgaattttatttcatgttaattCACTATGAATGTGAGACATTACAAATAATACACTTTGTAACAAGTCTTTTTTGTCGCCTGTGGTTTTCTTTGTCAACAGAGCACCAACTGAGACACCGTAGGACACGGCAAAGTACTTGGTGTACGAGGATTGCCTGCTtgacctttttaaaatctgCCCCAACTGCTGAAGAGTCTGCAAAGTAGACACACTTGTAAAAGGGACTTTCCTTTCTGTGACCCAGAAGTGCCTGCACCAGAGTTGCTTATTAACTAGAGAATGGAAGAGTCATCCCCTTCTGGGCAGCTCTCCAGCAGGAAATCTGCAACTATCAGGTTCTTATTTTGTCCAGACTTGCTTGAGAGACTGAAACGTAGAGAAACTGTATCTCTTGGCGGTGACATGAGAGCTAACAGTCCAGGCCATTGTAGGAAATATGACTCATACTCCAGGATGGATCTCAGCACAAACAACATTGTTGACATCCAGCTCGTACGGGTAAATAggtcataaaaaatataaaatgtgctCAGTAGTAATAATAAATGACTTTCTTGATTGCATTAGTGCAACTATGTCACTGGGGACCAGGTTGTGTCCAAGTATGTATCATTTATTACAATAGAAAACCCTGCAACAGGGAAACTGTTGTGACATTTGGAGTAATTaaatttttgagtttttaagACTGTacttaaaagacattttatgtCTGTTTATGTTCCATAAAGCAATGAAGTGGGAAAGTGTCTGTATGAAAAAGGAAGAGCTGATCCGGAGTGTGGAATTTCTTCAGAGTTCTGGTGTCAAAGTGGCTTCCCTGGGGACGGACCAACACACCCGGGCTCAAAAGTTTATCTGGGAACAGAAACCAGACATTGAACTGTAGCCATCACTGAGCCATGGAGGAGGCATGAAAcattattcagagttacagaaagcacttgactgcagttattgcctccaaaaggctgtgctacaaaatattaagttaagtgTACCgatatttttggccattttcatttgttttattgtgttaatatgttaagttgtaaatcaaaagcaaagtttcagtcatattcaatgtgaaataaagaattacGGATACCATAttcttctgtcagtttcaatttaatacagagaattttttttttttttttttttttttttaatttttaaaaaaggtggaagggtaccaaCGTTTTCGGCCACATCTGTAAATGATCTAAGAAACTATTCTAATCATACACTCACATTGGCACTGCATCAACCAAGTTAacagcataataataataataataatccatctTGTAGCATGGGGTGATACtaatatatttctgtatgaCCTATTATGGTGtcattagttagttagttatcaCTTTCATGTTTCTTTGTAGATGTTTTATGGTGATTTCAAAGGTGCCACAGAAGACCAAAACTGACACCACAACTTTTAGATTCTGTTCAGGTGGTTTACTCCATTTGTGTATACAGTGATGGTAGATCAGAAGTTACGCTAGCAACTCTAAGGATGGTAATATCTGTTGGTCAGTTCATTActgtggtccagactgaaatatctcaataactagAGTGTCATTTTATAAAGATATTTATGGTCCCCAGAGACAAAAATTCAACCTATGTAACTTTTTTCCTCACCTTGCCTGGAGTTCATATATCACATAGTAATTAAGGTTGAAAGACCATCTGGTTTAACTCTGAAGCTCAAGTTGTAAAGAAAAGAGACAAGGAGATGCATAcccacaacagcaacaaaatgcTCTTTATTACACAACACTTGTCACCTACATTTTTTAGATTAGTAGTTTGCACTTACTGATCAATGTGAAATAATATGACCAAAAAGCTAGCTAACAGCTAGCAGCTAGAAGTgaacaaaggaaaagaaaaggaaagataGACATTTtcgggaaatatgcttattcccCAAAAGTTAGATAACActttcatgtacagtaaatatgaagctacagctaggaaacacttagcttagcttagcataaagaatggatactgttagcctggctctgtccaaattTAACAAAACCCACcaaccagcatctctaaagctcactaattcaTAATCAAATAAccttattggccaagtatgcaGACACAAGGATTCTGACTCCAGGTCTCATTAGCTCCTAATAAACAGATACGGACGTACAGCTAAACAAAGATAGCAAGCCAAAAAAGTGTAAGCACATAACCCTCCATAAAAGCAcaacctgttttttttacacttttatttttgtacagattaaacaaacaggtCATAACATCTTAATTAATGAGTTTAGGAGATGCTGGTGTGCAGTTTTTGTTACTGTTAGACAGACCAAGCTAGCCCGTTtgcagtctttgtgctaaactaagctagCTGTCTACTACCTGTAGCTTCATAGAAACAGAAATTAGAGTcatgatatcaatcttctcatctaacaaAAGCCtgtatataaagctggatgtagcaaggtgtgatgttaccttttggttttattggagccggtttgaaaCGCAGAGttttactgaaaaaataaaatgcaccgTC carries:
- the LOC137195221 gene encoding interleukin-17C-like, whose protein sequence is MKAFNNGVGNFWRLYWNKLSVSKNLLSLQSTRTCEQVAKEMHGEQNNRALSPWEYSIDRDDSRFPHEIAVAKCLCKGCIINRRENHSYNSVPVRAPLTVLMKTPCPSDPDKYVLRKDVILIYVACTCVSPM